TTTGCAAAATCACACTACTAAATAttggcaaagaattttaaaagaaaaaaagccccTCAGGCTAATTCTCAGTCTTGCATAAAACACATAttccacagcaaaaaaaaaaaaaaataaaatagtgattACCTGATTACccacatttctttctctcccaatgacaataatgaggatTTTACTGTATTTATAaatcacaggagaaaaaaaaaaaaaacagaaaaaataacttATCATGAATCTTTCAAATCAGCCATTTGAACTTCATATATCTGAGATTCGGGGAATGAAATCaccacttttacagatgaggcaactgaggcacagAACAGTTGGATCCCTTTTCCAAAATCATACCACTAAATATTggcaaagaaagaattttaaaagaaaagaaatgcccCTCAGGCCTCTATCTTGTATAAAATACACATTccacagcaaaaaataaaattgattacccacatttctttctctcccaatgacaataatgaggatTTTACTGTATTTAGAagccacaggggaaaaaaaaacaaaaacaaaaaacaaaaaacaaaaaaacagaacaatCACTTGTTCATATGAATCTTTCAAATCAGCCCTTTGAACCTCATTTACCAGACTGGGGGGGGGGTAATTtccacttttacagatgaggcaactgaggcacagAACAATTAGATCCCTTTTCTAAAATCACACCACTAAATAttggcaaagaattttaaaagaaaaaaaaaaagcccctcaGGCTTTCTGATTCTCAATCCTGCATAAAACAATCTACTCTTTCATAttctaatattgttttaaattaaaaatataaattgtaatcAAGATGACCAGCTGGCAAATGAGTAATCCAACCTGAATTCAACCTTGTATTACTAGCATATTccacagcaaaaaaataaaattgattaccTGATTACccacatttctttctctctcaatgacaataatgaggatTTTACTGTATTTAGAAGCCACAGGAAAAAAAGCCAGAACAATCATTTGTCCATATGAATTTTTCAAATCAGTCATTTGAACCTCATATCCGAGATGAGAGGGGTGGAAATcaccatttttacagatgaggcaactgaggcacaAGACAGTTAGGTCCCTTTTCCAAAATCACACCATTAAATATTggcaaagaaagaattttttaaaaaaaataaaagcccctCAGACCTCCATTCTGTATAAAATACACATTctacagcaaaaaataaaattgatcacccacatttctttctctcaatGACAATACTAAGGATTTTACTGTATTTAGAAgccacagggaaaaaaaacagaacaatcaGTTGCCCATATGAATCTTTCAAATCAGCCATTTGAAACTCATATCCGAGGGGGGGGGGGCCTGGAATcatcacttttacagatgaggcaactgaggcacagAACAGCTAGACCCCTTTTGCAAAATCACACTACTAAATAttggcaaagaattttaaaagaaaaaaaaagcccctcAGGCTAATTCTCAGTCCTGCATAAAACACATATTccacagcaaaaataaaataaaataaaataaagtgattaCCTGATTacccatatttctttctctcccaatgacaataatgaggatTTTACTGTATTTATAaatcacaggagaaaaaaaaaaacagaaaaataacttATCATCATGAATCTTTCAAATCAGCCATTTGAACTTCATATATGAGATGGGGGGAATGAAATCaccacttttacagatgaggcaactgaggcacagAACACTTAGGTCCCTTTTCCAAAATCACACCACTAAATATTggcaaagaaagaattttaaaagaaaataaaagcccCTCAGACCTCCATTCTGTATAAAATGCACAttccacagcaaaaaaaaaaaaaaaaataaaattgatcacCCACATTTTTTCTGTCCCAATAACAATAATGAGGATTTTACTGTGTTTAAAagccacagggggaaaaaaaaaaacagaacaatcaTTTGTTCATATGAATCTTTCAAATCAGCCATTTGAACTCATATCCGAGATGGGGGGGTGGAAATcaccatttttacagatgaggcaactgaggcacagAACACTTAGGTCCCTTTTCCAAATTCACACTTCTAAATAttggcaaagaattttaaaagaaaaaaaaagcccctcAGACCTCCATTCTGTATAAAACACACATTCcacagcaaaaaaattaaattgatcacccacatttctttctctcccaatgacaataatgaggatTTCACTGTGTTTAAAAGCCACAGGAAAAAACAGAACAATCACTTGTCCATATGAATCTTTCAAATCAGCCATTTTGAAACTCATATCTGAGATGGGGGTGGTGGAAATCaccacttttacagatgaggcaactgaggcacagAACAATTAGGTCCTTTTCCCAAATTCACACTACTAAATATTggcaaagaaagaattttaaaagaaaaaaaaaaaaagcccctcaGCCCTCCATGCTGTGTAAAACACCTtccacagggggaaaaaaattgattacCTGATCagccacatttctttctttcccaatgACAATACTAAGGATTTTACTGCATTTAGAAGCCACAGGAAAAACCAGAACAATCACTTGTCCATATGAATCTTTCAAATCAGCCATTTGAACCTCCTATCTGAAATGGGGGTGGTGGAAATcacttcttttacaaatgaggcaactgaggcacagAACAATTAGGTCCCTTTTCCAAATTCACACCACTAAATATTGGGggggaaaagaattttaaaagaagaaaaaaattttaaaagaaaaaaaaagcccctcAGGCCTCCATCCTGTATAAAATACACatttacagcaaaaaaaaaaaaaaaaaaaaaaaattgatcacccacatttctctctttcccaacGACAATAATGAGGATTTTTACTGTATTCATAAGGCAcaggaaaaaagcaaacacaacTGATCTTTCTCATCAGAAGTTAGCCAGCCccaatcaataatcaatcaattaacatttctTAACCGCCtgccatgtgccagacactgtgctaaatagaCACTTGATTATTGCTCCATAACACCGAGCCTGGTTCTAGCCCTACAAATGCTGGGAATAGGAAAATAAACagaatttagcattttaaaaccgggggaaaaaaagtttctacaactgattggggggagggggggtcctCGATGGTAAGAAAATGCGAGAAAACAAGCTGCCCCTGAGTTTGGAGTGCTCCAGGTAAGGCACAATGGCTTGGAGAATCCAGCCTTTCGGATTCTCGTATTGTTTTAAATTGGAAATAGACATGTAGTCAAGATGGGCAGCCGGCAAATGACTAAGCCAAGCCGCATTCAACCTTCCCTGGCTAGCGAAAGTCACCCACGGACCCCGCAGACCCGGCTCTCGCCCAGCCGGGCGGCCGCTCTCCCCGGAACTCGACCCTGCCTCGCCCGCTCCTCCCAGGCCGGGGGCTAAGTGGGAAAAGTTGCCAACCTTTTTTCGCAGGAGCGCACTGGAAGATGTCACCTAGGGAGAAGTCGATGCTGACATAGGCGCCGCTGTCGCGGGCGGAAGCCCCGCGCCTCTGGCGAGGAATGGGAGCAGCTGCGGCGGCCCCGCTCTGGGCAGGAGCGTCCCGCAGATTCAGGGCGATGTAGTTGAGGCCGTTCTGGAAGCCAGCTGAGGTGATTCTGGACATCTTGATCTCGTCGGAATTAGAAGCACCTTCGCCCGCCTTGGCCCAGATGCTGTCAAAGGAGGCAGAATTCTGCCATCTGCTCTCGGCGAAGAGGGGGGCGGACGCGGCTCCGGCCGCTTCGCGCGCGAAAGTTTCCGAGCTGTGGCGGCGTCTGGCCCGCGGCTCGGCGCGGACCACGCTGGGCGCCGCGGGCGGGTCGGGGCCCAGGTCGGGCAGGGAGGAGGTGCTGCCCTCGGGGGACGGGTCGGCGATGCGGAGGCGATTCACGGCGGAGCAGGGGCTGTCCATCTGGAGCGGCTCGTCGCTCTGGGCGGCGGAAGGCACGGTGgtcgcggcggcggcggcggcggcggcggcggcggggttGAAAGTCATCTCGGTGTAGTCGTCGTCCCCGCTGGTCGGGGTGCTGGcgcgggcggcggcggcggaggcggCGGCGCCGCGGGGGCTCCTGGCGCGGGCCGGCGGGCCGCGCGGGGGCCCGGAGTCGTTCAGGGTTAAGGAATCGACCATCTCCTTGGCGGTGTCGAGCGAGCTGGAGTCGATGGCGAAGCTCACGTAGTCGGCGAAGGGGGGGCGCGCGCggtcgccgccgccgccggggcCGAAGGCGGAGGGAGAGCACTCGGCGGAGAAGGAGTACGGGGCGTGGCCGGCCTTGCGGCCGAAGTCGATGTTGATGTACTCCCCGGGGCTGTCCCCTTCCCGGGCCCGCTCGTAGATGCGGGGCACGCTGCTGCCCCTGGAGCCCAGGGGGAGTTTGGTGGGCCTGGCGGCCCTGCGCTGCAGGAAGCCCCCTTCGGCGCCTCTGGCGGCCGGAGCTTTGGGCAAGTTCTTGGGCGGCGGCGGCGCTTCGTGGGCAGCCCTCGGGGCGCTCTCGGACGCCGAGCCCAGCAGCCTCCCGGGCGACGCCATGGGGACGTAGTCGCTGTCGTCGTCGTGGTGCTCGCTGATGCTGCGGAAACTTTTGGGCAGCGAGAAGAGGGAGCTGAGGCTtttggagaaggagggagggtggGCAGAGCTCGCCTCCTGAGCCTGCTTGGGCGGGAGAGGGTTCTGCGGGGACATGTCCATGTACTCGTTGTCCTCGTCGTCctgagcggcggcggcggcggcggccgcctTCGACGCGAACCTCCCGCGGGCGCTGCGGCCGGGGGGCGGCGGGACGGCCCTGGGGAACATCATCATGTAGCCGCGGGAGTCCTTCTGCGAGGACGCCCACGAGGCGCCGTGCTTGGGGGCGGACGCGCTCCGGGGAGCCATGGGCAAGTAGTCGCCGCTGCTCTTGAGGGGAGCCGCCACTCCGGGCATCATGGGCATGTAGCCGTCGTCCTCGGCTCGCTTTCTGCCTCGGCTCCGAGCGGCTCCGTGCTCCCCGAGGTCGGCTCTGGGGGTGTCCCTTCCCCGCGGGGCCTCGGCCGAGAGGAGCAGCCGCGGGGTTCCGGCACAGTCCTCGTCGAAGGGAGTCGTCTGGGTGGTTTTCTGTTGCGTGGTTACGGCCGCCGGCTTCGGCAGGGAGAAAGTTTTCTTCTTGAAGAACTTTTCCGCCTCCATCTGCTCAGCCCCGGCGCTCCTGCTGCCGGCGCGCTGCTTGTTCATGGCCATGTACTCGCCGGAACAGCGCTCCTCTCGGATGGGTGGGGTGTGCCCCGCGGAATCCGGGGTGTTGCTCCGCAGTCGGAAATACCTCACGTCTCCGGGGCTGGGGCCGTGCTCGCCCGCGGCCCCGCACGCGGAGCTCGAGGGCCTGGCCACGCCGTCCGGGGCCGGGCTGGCCCCGGGGAAGGGGGACACGGGCAGGGAGGCGGAGCGGGCGTGGCAGCAGGCGTGGAGGGCGGCTCGGACGTACCTGCCGCTCTCGGGCCGGGCCGCGTGGGCGCGCCCGGGGTTCAGCTGCATCAGGCTGCCCGTGACCGTTTTGAAGGGTCTGTCCATGGTGCCTTCGCCCTCGCTGGAGGTCCGGAATCGGTAGGTGCCGCTCTTGCAGGAGGGCGGGGTGCTGGCCACGCTGTCGGTGCGGGACCTGCGGGACATGCCGAG
This is a stretch of genomic DNA from Sminthopsis crassicaudata isolate SCR6 chromosome X, ASM4859323v1, whole genome shotgun sequence. It encodes these proteins:
- the LOC141549050 gene encoding insulin receptor substrate 2-B-like → MASYSAAGERGVRRWRLERETEAEQQTSAPVPGGSGSDSGSGGSGASSTSTSTITSNSSNSSSGSSSSGGGGGGSSSSSSSSSRSTTSTSTSGGGSGSGSGSGSGSGSSGSSGSSSGSGSGSASSSGSSGSGSGSSSRSGFLSGNGGSAGGGDIGSSGSRSKGRGIGGMWRGAEDGARCCSPDRGDPGLRQLLQAAGADVRKCGYLRKQKHGHKRYFVLRTASRLAPARLEYYESEKKFRSSLRAAAAAAAAASAGPSTGAPPGAQPKRVIPLYQCFTVSRRADAKHRHIVALYTKDDYFAMVAESEQEQESWYQALSLLMGQSKSRSSAAGTEEGEDGAAGVATDEGGAAGGAAAGASGAGAAASGAGAAGRAAVGEEDDEDGAFKEVWQVQVKPKGLGQSKNLSGIYRLCLSSKEVHLVRLNAEVPSVKLQLLCIRRCGHSEHFFFLEVGRSSSIGPGEIWMQVEDSVVAQHMHETFLETMKALKAFTDFRPRSKSQSSCSNPISFLSTRRHLGYLQPCLGMSRRSRTDSVASTPPSCKSGTYRFRTSSEGEGTMDRPFKTVTGSLMQLNPGRAHAARPESGRYVRAALHACCHARSASLPVSPFPGASPAPDGVARPSSSACGAAGEHGPSPGDVRYFRLRSNTPDSAGHTPPIREERCSGEYMAMNKQRAGSRSAGAEQMEAEKFFKKKTFSLPKPAAVTTQQKTTQTTPFDEDCAGTPRLLLSAEAPRGRDTPRADLGEHGAARSRGRKRAEDDGYMPMMPGVAAPLKSSGDYLPMAPRSASAPKHGASWASSQKDSRGYMMMFPRAVPPPPGRSARGRFASKAAAAAAAAQDDEDNEYMDMSPQNPLPPKQAQEASSAHPPSFSKSLSSLFSLPKSFRSISEHHDDDSDYVPMASPGRLLGSASESAPRAAHEAPPPPKNLPKAPAARGAEGGFLQRRAARPTKLPLGSRGSSVPRIYERAREGDSPGEYINIDFGRKAGHAPYSFSAECSPSAFGPGGGGDRARPPFADYVSFAIDSSSLDTAKEMVDSLTLNDSGPPRGPPARARSPRGAAASAAAARASTPTSGDDDYTEMTFNPAAAAAAAAAATTVPSAAQSDEPLQMDSPCSAVNRLRIADPSPEGSTSSLPDLGPDPPAAPSVVRAEPRARRRHSSETFAREAAGAASAPLFAESRWQNSASFDSIWAKAGEGASNSDEIKMSRITSAGFQNGLNYIALNLRDAPAQSGAAAAAPIPRQRRGASARDSGAYVSIDFSLGDIFQCAPAKKD